GTGTCCCTCCGCATCGCGGTCATGGACAGCTCGGCGAGACGGGGGAGGAAGGTCACGTCGAGCTGATCGACCGGGTGCAGCAGGCTCCGCTCGCAGGTCTCCGCGACCCACACCGTGTAGCCAGCTCGCGGGTAGGCCGTGTTGATGCCGATCTCGCCCTTCGGGATTGTGCCGTTAAACGGCGTCGGGATGCCCTCGGCGTTCCAGTAGTCCCAAACCTCAAGGGCCTTCGCCTGCTCGAAGGCGAGATATAGCTGCGGGTAGCGGTCGATGATGCGCATCTCGCGGAAGATGAGCTGGCCCAGCAGGTGTGGCGTGGTCGCTGCGAGGACGTCGAAGTCCGCGTCGCGGAACGTGACGGACGCCGCGTCCTGGCCGGGTGCGAGTACCACGGTGGCGAACAGGTGGGACAGGCGGCGCCTGGTGAAGCGGGCCACCCCGGATGTCAGGCCAGCCTCGATCTGTCCGACGAGTTGGAGGAGGCGGTCGTGTCCTGGGTTGAAGCGGGACAGGTCGAAGAGCTGGTCCATGCCCTGGACCGCCGAGAACGCCAGCCGCTTGTAGAGGCGGTTGTTCATCTCTCCGAGCTGGGCGTACGTCTTGGTCTCGGGTGTCGTGGAGTGGAGCATCAGGTACTCGGACAGCACCTCGAAGTAGAGGTAGCCGAGGAACGGGAAGGCCGGCACGGTGGCGGCGAGCTGGTCGATGAACTCGGCGTCCGGCGTCGGCGTTCCGGCGGCGTTGGCGAGGAGGGTGTCGAGGAAGGGTGCCGCTGCGCGGAGCCGGTCCAGCACCGCTCGGCGGAGCTGGGTGTCCTCGGTCTCGGTGAGGAAGCTGCGGTGGGTGAGGTAGGTGCGTAGGTGGATGGCTCCCAGCCGGAGGTAGTCGATTCCCTTTGGCGGCACGGGAGCGTCGGGGGTGATTTCGAAGACCAGGGTGCGGGTGTGCTTCTTGGTCTCCAGTAGGTAGGTGCCCAGGTTGTGGGGGCGTAGGCCAGCGGGCTCGGGGGTGAGGGGAGCGCAGTAGAGGGCCGCGACGAGGCAGCCGGTGGAGGCGTAGAGGTGTCCGCTGGCGCGGATGGCGTGCAGGGCCACAGTGGTGTGCATGAGGTGGATGGGGCGTCCGGCGGCCAGTGTCTTGGTCAGGGAGTTGTCGCTCAGCAGCCACCCGTTGGGTGTCTCGTGTTCGAGGTGGTGGCGCCAGTCGGCTTCGGTCTCGGCGAGGCCGGCCGGGCCAGGTCGGGTGGCGCGGCTGGTGTGGTCGGTGTGGGCGTTGTCCCACTCGTGGTGCATGGATGACCTCCTACTGCCGAATGTTGAGGAGCTGGCGGGCTTGGATGAGCGCACCGTGGTTGGTTGCGCCGTTGAGTCGGGCCTGTTCGCTTCGGATGACCAGGTCGAAGGCGACGGGGTGGAGCCATGCGGGGATGACGATGCGCAGGTGGGAGGGGTCGGGCCACCAGCGGGTGAGGGGAAGTCGGTAGCGGTCCAGGCAGTCGGCCGCCTTGAGCAGGTCGATCAGGTGGGGCGCCCGCTGGTAGGCGCGGTTCTGCTCAGGGGTGAAGTCCGAGTACGGGACGTCGTGGAGGCCGATCGCGGCGGCTACCTGTTTCGAGAGGTCCGGTGGTAGTTCGCGGCCGAGCATGGTGGTGACGGCGGGCTGGTTGCGGGTGAACCAGAGTGCTGCCCGTCGACCGTGCCCGGGATCGTCGCGGTCGTCGCGCCGCCGGCAGTCGTGGACTGCTGCAGCGGCGCAGAGGGCGGCACTGTGATCGCGGTCGAGTCCGTACTCCTGGGCGAGAAGACCGGCGAGCAGGGAGACGCGAGCGTTGTGCCGGATACCGTGGATGGAGTCGACGAGCTGGGGCTGCGCGAACCAGGTCGCGTCCGGTACCAGCATGAGCGGCGGATATGGCAGGGTGGGCGGCGCTGCTGAGGCTTCGGGCCGGTTTCTGGCGATCCAGGCGAGTGTGTCCTGGTCCATGACCTGATGGGCTGGAAGGCTCCGGTTCTCGGCGAGTTCTCTGAGCGACGCGGTGCTCTGCTCCGGCGTTCGTGAGGTCATCTCTGGTTCCTCGAAGGGAAGAGGTTCGGTGGGCGTCAAGCTGGGCGTGGCGGTGCTGACCATGGGCACGCGGCCGAAGGAGTTGGCCGAGCTGCTGGCCTCGGTGGAGATGCAGACGGTCAAGGCCGCGAAGGTCGTGGTGGTCGGGAACGGGTGCGCACTGCCGGAACTGCCGCCGTGGGTCGAGAGCGTGGAGCTTGCGGACAACCTCGGGGTGACCGGCGGCCGGAACGTCGCCCTGGATCATTTGCGGGACGTGGACGTGGTGATCGACCTGGACGACGACGGCCTGCTGGTCGCTGACGACGTCCTCGCACGGATCGCTGCTCTGTACGAAGGCGACCCGGACCTCGGGATCGTCGGTTTCCGGATCGCAGACGAGACCGGCGTTACCCAGCGGCGCCACGTCCCCCGGCTGCGGGCCGGAGATCCGATGCGTGGCGGTGAGGTGACCGGCTTCCTCGGCGGTGGCCACGCGCTGTCCTCGAAGATGCTGGGCCAGGTCGGGGGCTGGCCGGACGCCTTCTTCTTCGCGCACGAGGAGACCGACATGGCTTGGCGGGCGCTGGATGCCGGGTGGCGGGTGCTGTACGTCCCTGAGCTGTTGCTCCAGCACCCGCGCACCAGCCCGACCCGGCACTCCTTCTTCTACCGGGTGAACGCCCGAAACCGGGTGTACCTGGCGCGCCGGCACCTGCCCGCTCTGCTGGTGCCGGTCTACCTCGGGGTGTGGGTGGCGCTCACCGTCGCCCGGACCCGGGACGTGGCCGGGCTGAAGGCGTGGTTCGCAGGCTTCGCCGAGGGCTGGCGCACGCCGTGCGGCCGACGCAAGCCGATGCGCTGGCGCACGGTGTGGACCATGACCCGGCTGGGCCGACCTCCGATCATCTAGGCCGCTGCCGCCTGGCGCATCCAGTCCGGGATGGCGTCGGGAGTGGCCTTCAGCCAGGCCACGTAGCGGGCGACGCCTTCCGCCATCGTGATGGCCGGCCTCCAGCCCAGCAGGTCCTCCATTCGCTGGACGGAGGCGTAACCGCCCTCGGGGTCGCCGGGCGGCATGGGCGTCTCGATCAGCTGGACGTCCGGGTAGTGGCTGCGGACGAGTTCGGCGACTTGCCGAATCGAAGTTCCGGTTCCGGTACCGATGTTGATGGTCTCGTTGTGTGCGCGGGGTGCGACCAGCGCCCGCAGAGTGCCGGTGGCGATGTCGTCGACGTGGACCATGTCGCGGATCTGGTGGCCGCCGCCGTTGAGGTGCAGCGGCAGGCCGAGTGCGGCCCGCATGGCGAACCAGGCGACCACCCAGGAGTGGCTCCGCTCCTTGACGACCTGCGGTTCGCCATAGACCGAGAAGTACCGCACGACGGCATATGAGATGCCGGCACCGCCGAGCACCGCGGCGGTCTGGTACTCGCCCCACGCCTTGCTGTTGCCGTACACCGACACCGGCTGGACCGCTGCGTTCTCCACGAACTGCGGGCTGCCGTTGCCGTAGACGCTGGCGGAGGAGACGAACACCATCCTGCGCAGCCGGTCCGAGGCGGCGACGGCGTCCAGGACCCGCTGGGTACCGGTGATGTTGGTGTCGATGGCGTCCAGCGGCCGACGTGTGCAGGCCGCCACATCGGCCAGGGCGGCGGCGTGGATCACGTAGTCGCAGCCGGAGATCACCTTGCGCATCAGCTCCGGCTCGGCGATGTCGCCGATGATGAAGTCCGGGGCGGAGGCGTCGATGCCGAACCGCTCGCGGTACACCTCGTGCGGGTAGGCGTCGAGCTTGCATACCGAGATGGGGCGGGCGCCGAGCCGGCGGAGCTGGGACGTGATGCGGCTGCCGATGAGGCCACCGGCACCAGTGACCAGGACGGTCTTTCCTGAGAGCTGTTCGAGGGACAAGGGAGGTTCTTCCTCTCACACGTGGGATGGGCGTGCTGCGGCGACGCGCGGGTCAGCTGTCGCGGTGTTGCGGGCAGCGACATGCAGGCCAGGTGGCCGACGGGTGGTAGGCGTAGGCGTCGGGTTCCGATTCCACGGTGATGACGCCGGAGTCGTCGTACCGGGTGCCGTCCTTCGCGATCTTGAACGTGCGGATATACAGGCCCTGGTGGCGGTCCTCCGGGAGCTTGAAGTCCGAGGAGTTCTCAGCGCTCACGCCGCCGACTCCCGGTGCCGCTCGCGGCGGCGGCGACCGGCAGCGAGCTGACGCAGGACCAGGGCGCGTCGGCGGGCGCGTTCTCGGTTCGGGACGAAGATGACGGTCCGGTCGCTGGCCTGGATGTGGATCTCGGCGCTGTTCACGCGGCGCTCCCGAAGCGGATGTTCCTGGTCACGTCGCAGGGCCAGAGGCTCTCGCATCGGACGCACAGCCGGTCCTTGCTGCGGTGCTCGTCCAGCAGCATGCGATTGCTGGTCGCGGCGGCGCCCTCCCGCGTCGGACTCGTGGATCGGCGCGGGATCGGCCGGGTGGGGTACACGAGCGTGGAGGCGATGTTGAGGCTCCACGGGTGCGGTGTGCGGTCGGCAGTCGTCATCAGCCTCTCCGGGGTCGCGAGTTGGCGGGGCGGCTCTCGATGCCGGATGCATGGCTTGAGCCGCCGCAGGCCGCCGCTCCGCAGGGGTCCAGGACCCGAATCGGCTCCACCCTGCGGAGCGGCATGCAGTTAGTGAACCGCCTAATCGCTACTGGGAGTACGGTGTTGGGCACGCTATGCGGTTTAAGCGGTTTAACGGCCCGTCATGGAGGTGCGCTTTGGCGCCGACGAGGGAACCGAACGAGCGGCTGCGGAAGGTCATCGACGAGACGAAACTCTCCGGCGATGCGATCGCGCGCCTGGTCAGGCGGGTGGCGGCCGAGCATGACGAGCTCCTGGAGACCAACAAGTCGAGCATCACGCACTGGAAGAATGGTGGTCAGCCGGCCGGGAACGTCGGTGCTTTCCTGGCCGAGGCGTTAGGCCGCGCGCTCGGCGGACGGGTTGTGACGCTGGAGCAGATCGGCCTGATCGCGCCCGCGCCCCAAAAACCCGACTGGGACGCGGATACGCTGAGCGCGCTGGCCGAACTCGGGAGAACCGACGTGGACGTGGAACGCAGGCGGGCGCTGGGGGTGGCGGTCTACTCGGTGGCCGCACTCTCGCTGCCCGGCGAGGACTGGTGGCAGCGCATGGCCGAGCGGGGCAGTGCGCGCAGCTCTGCCGCAACCCGGCGGGTCGGCCCTGGCGACCTCGCAGCCGTCCGCGACATGACCACCCTGTTCTCCCAAGTGGACCAACGGCGAGGCGGTGGTCACGCCTGGACGTCCGTGGTGCAGTACCTGGCGACCGACGTCACCGCCTACCTGCGGGGGAAGTTCACGGACGAGCGTGTTCGCCGTGATCTCTTCTCGGCAGCCAGCGAACTCGCCTACCTGGCGGGTTGGATGGCGTTCGACGGTGGCCAGCACGCGACAGCGCAGCGGTACTTCGCCGAGGCGGTGAAACTCGCGGCCGAGGCCGGCGATCCGCCGATGGCCGCTCACGTACTGCGGGCGATGGCGCACCAGGCCATCGACCTCGGACACCACCAGCAGGCTCTCAATCTCGCTGCCGCATCCGTCGACGGCGACCGGTACACGCTCGCCTCCCCACGTGAGCGGGCTCTCCTCGGCGTCGTCCACGCCCGGAGCCTGGCCGCCGCCGGACGCAAGAACGCGGCCGCCAAGGCGCTGCTGCGGGCCGAAGACGACCTGTCCGCCGCGAGCGACGACATCGCTGAGCCGGACCGGGTGTTCTTCTTCGGTGAGGCGAGCCTGGCCCACGAGACCGCGTGCGCCCTGCGCGACATAGGTGACCTCGACGGCTCGGTGCGCGAGTTCCACCACAGCGTCCGCACCCGCAAGGCGACGAAGTTCACCCGCACCCACGCCGTGACGCTTGGATACCTCGGCTCCGTGTACGCGCAGATGAACAACATTGACCGAGCCTGCGCCACCTGGTCGCAGGCGCTCGACGCCATGGACGGCGTACGGTCCGGCCGCACCCGCCAGGCCGCCGCCGACATGCGCACCCTGCTCTCCCCCTACCGGCGGCGCGGTACCGCGGCGATCAGCGAGATCGACGCACGCGCTGCCGCGTACCTGTCCGAAACAGCCTGATGAGGAGTCACTGATGGCAGACCGTGAGACGTTCGAGGTCGAGGCCCTCGGCCACGTGGTCGGTGGACGGATCGAACCGACAGACGACTTCTGGGGCGGTACCCGGGTGATCATCCGGCTGGACGGATCCCTCTTCACCGCCGACGCGACCAAGGGGCTTGAGGACTTCTCGCACCTGGAGATCGTCTTCCGTTTCCACCTCACCGACCCGACCGACCTGAATCTCGGAGCCCGCCGGCCTCGGGACAACCCGGAGTGGCCGGAGGTCGGGATCTTCGGGCACCGCAACATGCGGCGCCTGAACTGGCTCGGGGTTTCCCGCTGCCGCCTGATCAAGGTCGATGGCCTGGACCTCCACGTCGAGGACCTCGACGCCGTCGACGGCACGCCGGTCCTGGACGTGAAGCCGTGGTTCGGTGAGATGGGACCTCGCGGAGAACAGCACCAGGCCGAGTGGACCACTGTCATGCTCCGCGACTACTTCGCGCCCGTAGCCAATGACTGACGGCAGACCGTAATTGTCAGATCGCGAGCATCGGTGGCTCCATGCCCCCCGCTGCCGCTGGTTCTGGACTTGCTCTCGCACCCCTGGGCGAGGGCAAATGCGGCGGCGGGCCATAGGACCGTCCAATGCGACAACTTGCTCCGCCAGGAGCGGGGCCGGGGTAAGGAGTCCTTACCCCACAACTTGCTCCGTCTCTGGACGGCGCCGGGATAAGCAGTGCTTACCCCACAACTTGCTCCGGCTTCCGGTGGTCTGATCAGGATTCGGATCACGGTGATCTCTTGTTGCTGGGTCCATCTGGTCACAGCGGGCAGTGGCTTGGAGTCTCCTCGAAGACGGGGCGTTCACGGTGGGGCGTACACGCGAGCCCCCTTCTAAAGGGGGGCTCGCGCGTGAACGCTGGGTCGCGTGGACGGCGTGTACGCCTCCGTGATCGCTCTACCTGAGGTTTCTTCGCTCGGCGTGGACGGTGTGAACGGCTTCCGTCGGCCCCTCGGCGGGAGGGGTGCGTGTACGGCCCCGTGAACGATCCGCGCCTGGTTGTCGGTGCCCCGGTGGGGCTGGTGATCCGCTCACTGACCGGGCGCCCGGTGGCCCTGGTGGGTGCCGTCCGTTGGTCGTCCGACGGGCAGGTCAGCAGGTCGGCGGGCTGCTGGCCTGCGTGGCACTCCGGTCAGTTCGGCCGGTCGGAGTGACCGGAACCCCGGTCACTGGGGTCGGTCAGTACGACGGACTGACCGGGGGCACGGTCACTGCGTTGCCTCCCGGTCAGTCCGGTCACCGTGGTGGCGGTTACGAGACGGCGGTGATGTGCCGGGCGGAGGGGCGGTAGCGGGCCTGTTGGCCGCCTCCGGTGCCTCCGGTGGTGCCGTCGGTCTTGACCGCGAGTCCGGTCTTGACGAGGCGGTCGAGGTGGCGTCGGGCCTTCTCGATGGCGGCGCGGTCGGGGCTGGCCTCGCCGGTCAGGGCGGTCGCCAGGTCACGGGTGGTCAGGCCGTCCGGTGCGGCGCGCAGGAGGGTGACCGGGTCGAGGGTGGGCTCGACGTAGGTGGTGCCGCGCTGGTGGTCGTGGACGACTGGCAGCGGGCCGATCTCGCCGGTCACGGTCTTGAGGTGGTGGATGGTGACCGCCGGGTCGCCGGCCTCTCCGGCGATGAACAGGACGCTCCCGGCTCCGGCGGTCAGCCAGGTCGAGCCGTACACCCGGTCCAGGGTGGGGCGCATCCCGCGTGGGGCGTCGGCTGCGGCTTTGCGCTGGTGGTGGAGCTCCATGATCTGGACGCCTGCGCGCAGGGCTCGCATGCGGGCGTTGTTGAAGGCAACGGCCAGGGAGTCGTCCACGAGGGTGCTGACCGCGTCCTTGAGGCTGTCGATGACGATGGTGTCGGCACGGTGGGCGGCGGCGAGTTCGGCGAGGAGGTCGGGTTCCTTGTCGAGGGTGGCGGGAAGCGGGCCCTGCCACACGGCGAGCCGGTCACGCAGGTGGGCCTCGTCGGCGGGGGTGATGCGGCGGGCCATGGCACGGGCGATCTGCTGGGGGCGGTCCATGGCCAGGTAGAGGACGCGCTCGCCCTCAGCGACAGGCAGGTCGAGAACGGAGGCTTGCAGGCCGAGGCGGGCGAGGACGACCTGGTGGGCGATGGTGGTCTTGCCGACGCCGGGCGCGCCGACGATCATCAGGCTTTCGCCAGAGGCCCAGGCGGTCTGTTCGTGGGTGCCCCACAGGGGTTCCTTGTCCGCGCCGGTCTTGGTGACGAAGTCCCAGCCGTTGACGATGTAGCGGGACAGGCGGCTGCCGCCGGAGGCCAGGGAGCGTTCACGCTCGGCACGGATCTCCGTCTCGATGGCCGTGCGGATCTCGTCCGGGTCGGCACCGGGGGTCAGCGCGTGGTGGACGGCGCGGACGCCGGTGGCGTGCAGGGTCCGCAGTTGGGCGTCGCGGCGCACGATCTGCGCGTAGTAGTCGGCGTTGTCCGTCGAGGGCGGCGCGACGGCGACCAGCGCGTGGAGGTAGGACGAGCCCCCGACGCGGGAGAGATCTCCCTTGCCCTGCAGGTGGTCCGCGAGGGCGATGGGGTCGGTTGGGGCGTCCTCGGCACGCAGGGCGAGGATCGCGCGCCAGATGGTCTCGTGGGCGGGCCGGTAGAAGTCGCCCGCGTCCAGCGTCCCCCGGACCTCGTCCACCGCCTGGTGCTTCAGCATGCACGCGCCGAGGACCGCCTGCTCGGCCTCGATGTTGTGCGGCGGCTCCCCGGAGGTGGTGTCGACGAGCGCGGGGTGGGGCTCCGACGCGCGGTGTTCCCGTCGCTGGTCGTGGGATGACGGGCCCGGCGGCGGGGCCGTAGGCTTGTCCACAGCGGTGTCCTCACTCGGAGGATTCGGGCGGCTACCCGGTTCCTCCGTTGTCGACTGTTCCAGGGATGGGCGGTTTTCGAGGTTCTGCGTTTGGCCCTCGACGTTCGTAGCGTCGGGGGCCTTTTGCGTCGTGGTGCCAGGTGGCTGGCCTGGCTGGCCGATGCGGCTCGGCTCAGTTGCGTTTCATCTTGCATCACGTTAACGTCGTGCTCGACGCATTGCAAATGGGCTTAATGACGATGCATGGAGGGTTGACCATGGCTGACGAGGACCGGCGACAACGGCTGGAAGGGGAGGAGAACGTCGCCCGGCGCATCAAGATGGAGCGCGAGGCGCGCGGGTGGAGCACCGCCACGCTCGCCGAGCGCCTGACCGAGGCCGGCTACCCGCTCAACCAGTCGGCGGTGTGGCGCATCGAGAGCGGCGAGCCGCGCCGCAGGGTCAACCTGGACGAGGCCATCGGCTTCGCCAAGGTCTTCGACATCTCCCTGGACAACCTGGTGGGACCACCCGAGATCGCCGCGAACGCTCATGTGAAACGGCTGCTGGCCGACTTCGCCGAGAGCTGGCAGAAGTCCGTTGCCGCCCGCAAGGACATGGACCAGGCCCGTGAGGCGCTCGACGCCTACGGACGCGCCCACCCGAATCTCGAAGAGCTCATCAGAGCGATGATCACCCGAGTCGTGGCGGACGCGGCCGGTGACGACTACCGCTCGCCGAAGTTCCCGTCCGGCTCGCCCGAGGCGAAGGGTCTTGCCGACCCGGGAACCGAGGCATAGCCAGAGCATCCGAGGGCATGCCCCGGCCGCCAGAGGGCACCTGCTGCACGCCGCTGGTTCCGCACGTCAGTCCCGTCGCCGATCCGATGATGACCGGCATCATGCCGGGCGCCGGGCAGTTTGGTGCGGCCGGAATCTGCGGCTAACGTCCCGTCCCGCCGGTCCGACCGCAGGCTTCGCCAGCCCGTGAACCCTCGACCAGCCATGCCCCTCCGCAGCCCCTCGGCGCTACGAACGCCGGGGTCGTCATGCGGACCCGAAGAACCCAATCGCCCATCCTTGGAACATCGACAACGGCGGCGCATAGCCGAAAGCGCCGTCGGGATAGGACACCCATGTCTGCAACCGCGATACAGCGGAAGTGGCACACGACGGCTGAGGTCGCCGACATGCTCGGCTTCGGCCTGTCCAAGACGAAGATGCTCGTCCTCTCCGGGCAGATCCGCTCCGTGGTCATCGGCCGCAACCGCCGCATCCTGCCG
The sequence above is drawn from the Kitasatospora sp. NBC_00315 genome and encodes:
- a CDS encoding Tat pathway signal protein, which produces MAPTREPNERLRKVIDETKLSGDAIARLVRRVAAEHDELLETNKSSITHWKNGGQPAGNVGAFLAEALGRALGGRVVTLEQIGLIAPAPQKPDWDADTLSALAELGRTDVDVERRRALGVAVYSVAALSLPGEDWWQRMAERGSARSSAATRRVGPGDLAAVRDMTTLFSQVDQRRGGGHAWTSVVQYLATDVTAYLRGKFTDERVRRDLFSAASELAYLAGWMAFDGGQHATAQRYFAEAVKLAAEAGDPPMAAHVLRAMAHQAIDLGHHQQALNLAAASVDGDRYTLASPRERALLGVVHARSLAAAGRKNAAAKALLRAEDDLSAASDDIAEPDRVFFFGEASLAHETACALRDIGDLDGSVREFHHSVRTRKATKFTRTHAVTLGYLGSVYAQMNNIDRACATWSQALDAMDGVRSGRTRQAAADMRTLLSPYRRRGTAAISEIDARAAAYLSETA
- a CDS encoding excisionase family DNA-binding protein; this translates as MSATAIQRKWHTTAEVADMLGFGLSKTKMLVLSGQIRSVVIGRNRRILPLWVDEYVTRVVATAEEVAA
- a CDS encoding glycosyltransferase family 2 protein; this translates as MGTRPKELAELLASVEMQTVKAAKVVVVGNGCALPELPPWVESVELADNLGVTGGRNVALDHLRDVDVVIDLDDDGLLVADDVLARIAALYEGDPDLGIVGFRIADETGVTQRRHVPRLRAGDPMRGGEVTGFLGGGHALSSKMLGQVGGWPDAFFFAHEETDMAWRALDAGWRVLYVPELLLQHPRTSPTRHSFFYRVNARNRVYLARRHLPALLVPVYLGVWVALTVARTRDVAGLKAWFAGFAEGWRTPCGRRKPMRWRTVWTMTRLGRPPII
- a CDS encoding NAD-dependent epimerase/dehydratase family protein, which gives rise to MSLEQLSGKTVLVTGAGGLIGSRITSQLRRLGARPISVCKLDAYPHEVYRERFGIDASAPDFIIGDIAEPELMRKVISGCDYVIHAAALADVAACTRRPLDAIDTNITGTQRVLDAVAASDRLRRMVFVSSASVYGNGSPQFVENAAVQPVSVYGNSKAWGEYQTAAVLGGAGISYAVVRYFSVYGEPQVVKERSHSWVVAWFAMRAALGLPLHLNGGGHQIRDMVHVDDIATGTLRALVAPRAHNETINIGTGTGTSIRQVAELVRSHYPDVQLIETPMPPGDPEGGYASVQRMEDLLGWRPAITMAEGVARYVAWLKATPDAIPDWMRQAAAA
- a CDS encoding DnaB-like helicase N-terminal domain-containing protein — protein: MDKPTAPPPGPSSHDQRREHRASEPHPALVDTTSGEPPHNIEAEQAVLGACMLKHQAVDEVRGTLDAGDFYRPAHETIWRAILALRAEDAPTDPIALADHLQGKGDLSRVGGSSYLHALVAVAPPSTDNADYYAQIVRRDAQLRTLHATGVRAVHHALTPGADPDEIRTAIETEIRAERERSLASGGSRLSRYIVNGWDFVTKTGADKEPLWGTHEQTAWASGESLMIVGAPGVGKTTIAHQVVLARLGLQASVLDLPVAEGERVLYLAMDRPQQIARAMARRITPADEAHLRDRLAVWQGPLPATLDKEPDLLAELAAAHRADTIVIDSLKDAVSTLVDDSLAVAFNNARMRALRAGVQIMELHHQRKAAADAPRGMRPTLDRVYGSTWLTAGAGSVLFIAGEAGDPAVTIHHLKTVTGEIGPLPVVHDHQRGTTYVEPTLDPVTLLRAAPDGLTTRDLATALTGEASPDRAAIEKARRHLDRLVKTGLAVKTDGTTGGTGGGQQARYRPSARHITAVS
- a CDS encoding helix-turn-helix domain-containing protein; its protein translation is MADEDRRQRLEGEENVARRIKMEREARGWSTATLAERLTEAGYPLNQSAVWRIESGEPRRRVNLDEAIGFAKVFDISLDNLVGPPEIAANAHVKRLLADFAESWQKSVAARKDMDQAREALDAYGRAHPNLEELIRAMITRVVADAAGDDYRSPKFPSGSPEAKGLADPGTEA
- a CDS encoding TrmO family methyltransferase, with protein sequence MADRETFEVEALGHVVGGRIEPTDDFWGGTRVIIRLDGSLFTADATKGLEDFSHLEIVFRFHLTDPTDLNLGARRPRDNPEWPEVGIFGHRNMRRLNWLGVSRCRLIKVDGLDLHVEDLDAVDGTPVLDVKPWFGEMGPRGEQHQAEWTTVMLRDYFAPVAND